The nucleotide sequence GGTCTGTAGTTTGGCCTGGATGTGTTCCTCGATGGCTCGATCCTGATTGAAACAACAAACGGAACCGCGGTCACACCTGTTGCGGCTTCACACAGCAAGACGACCAGAAATGGGATTAGATCGGAGGTAACTACCTCGGTGCCGGCTGACTGCCAGGGCCAGGGCCTTCTTCAATGCCCGATCACCGCTCGCGAGACCTAGATGGCAGTTCGCTGTTTGTTCGTCTGCAATCGCTGGAATCAAGCGATTCGTATCCAATCTACCGGTCGACCTATTGGGCCTCCAACATTATTTTCTGTAAATATGTTATTTGGGCCTCTAGCACTAGCAGACCTGGACGCTTAGCAGTCCTGGAAGCCTAGCAGATTAATCAAAGACACCATGTAGTCACGTACACACATACTTTAGTTTCCTTTTCTGGTTTTTAGCGATCTTTCAACCGAAGGGAGGCAACATACGAAGGGTTTTTTTCTCTCGATAGGGGCCCCACGATTTTGGGGGCCCTGTGTGATCGCTCACCTTGCTCCCCCTCATCGACGGGCATGGGTGGCCTTGGGTTTAAAGATTTCGAGCTTTTTAACCTAGCTATGTTGGCAAAACAGGCATGGCGACTTTTGCAGGAACCCACCTCTCTCAGTGCCAGACTACTAAAGAGCATATATTATCCGAATGTGGATATCCTGCAAGCCTCTTTGGGGGGTCATCCGAGCCAAATATGGAGAGCAGTAATTGAGGGTCGTGACGTCTTGAAACAGGGGCTGATACGGCGAGTCGGAAACGGTGCTACTATTAACATATGGACAGATAATTGGCTCCCAAGAAAAGAAATGCTCCGGCCTTATGGGTGCATCTCGGCGAACCCACCGCAGCTTGTGTCAGAATTGATAGACCCAACTTCAGCTACCTGGATCAAGCAAAGGGTGAACGAGGTCTTCATGCCAATGGACGCAAATATCATAATGGGAATTCCTCTCTGTACTAGTAATGTAGACGACTTCTGGTCGTGGAACTTCGAGCCCAAAAGGCACGTTTTCAGTTAAATCAGTGTATAGAATGCTCTCAGAAACTAAACAACGCCGTGAGGCATGGCTTAATGGGTCACCAGGAACGTCATCAGCGCAGTCAGAGGAAGGGATGTGGAAGAAACTTTGGAAAACTGAAGTTCCTGGCAAAGTCCGGATGTTTCTATGGAGACTGTCAAAACACTCCCTACCCACCAAGGACGTGCGAGCCCACCGCCATATGACGACGTCTAGCAGCTGCGGGCTATGTGGGATGCCGGATTCGTGGAAACATTCATTGATTCAATGCACAATGTCCAGATGTGTATGGGCTTTGGTGGATAAGGAACTTGCACATAAAATGATGGCGCTGTCAGAGCCTAAAGTAAGGCAATGGCTGTTTGCGCTTATTGATTCCTTCACACATGACGAGTTTGTCCTCCTGTCGATTACATTGTGGTCAATCTGGCACACGAGGCGCAAGGCGATCCATGAGGGGATTTTTCAGAGTCCTCAAGCAACACAGACTTTCATCAACAGATACCGTGACGAGCTTAATGTGATCCGCTCGACAGCAAGACAAACAAATGCACCTAATGCTCCATTGGGACCGCAGCGACCAAAGGAGCCTCCGCCGGGGTATGCAAAAATCCATGTTGACGCTACAGTACGACCGGGGCGAGGTGGGTCAGCATCAGCAGTTTGCCGTGATTCAAACGGAAATTACCTAGGGAGTTCATCCCTAGTGGTGGAGGGAGTGGACGATCCGGCTTGTCTGGAAGCTGTGGCATGCAGGGAGGCAATGTGCTTGGCAGAGGATCTTCTTATCAACAACTACATAGTGGCCTCCGATTGCAAGCAAGTTGTCTGTGATATAAACTCGGGTAGTAGAGGGCAATACGGTGCCATTCTGTCCGAGATTAGTCTTCGAGCTACCCTTTTTCAATGCATTTTTTCCTTTGAGTGTCGTGCTGTAAATTATGAAGCACATAGTCTAGCCAGATTCTCTCTTAGAAGGGGACCGAGGCGTCATCTGTGGCCCGGCCAACCCCATGACACATCTTGTATCCCACTTTCTGTGGACTTTGATTAATAAAGCTGGCTTAATCCTCAAAAAaaacaaagtgcctaggagcacgtgctacagTCGGCTGTTAGTTAAgcctgcttctcttctctctcttcttctctccccgCCAACTCAtcaaaaatataatatttaaagtCTTATAGACAGCCCTACGTCatcctattgtacttgctctaattgGTAACCGCAACTCTAGCACCAAAGCCTACCAAtccacttttgtgttttgtcttcTACAATATAGGAAACTGTTGCTTTGTTATATAATCATCATATTACATGTCATGCAGATTAGAAATTTGATTACTAGGGTACTTTTACAACATATCCAGTTATGGTTCCATTGTTGTCGCGCGCCAAACCTTCGATGAATTTCTTGAAGAAAATGAATGGATTCTTTTGTCGTGTGCTTCAACCAGGTAAAATCCTATTGGTTGTTCTAATTATACAATCTTCAGAGCCAGTTTTGTGAGCTTGTACAGTATGATTAATATTTTTGTATGGCTTCCCAATAGATGTATTGGAGCTACCTCTTCCTCTTCTACCGTGCTATCTCTACTTCTTTCCCTTCTACTCCATAGTGGAATATTTAGTACATCTCCATGCTCATGGTTTTTCGGCATATATAGTCTCTACTAAGTAATTCTCTGTACAACCCAGTTAACTCTGCAAGAGCCACTAAAATATATTTGTAGGCTTGCATAGGAATAATTCATTTTTATTGTTGTTTGGTTATTGTTGCTGGCAACAAATTTCTATAAGCTTTAAACATACGGTAGGATTACACAACCAATATGTGTAAATAGTATTTTGTCCtattttattatgttttatgccAATAAGTATGcaatgtgttttcctgcaattggTAACTAAACTTTTGAGCAGGGAGATAACTAAATTTATTCCGTTGCTAAAAAAGTTGAGATGAATTCTATGACAGTGAGCAGAAGTAATTGCTGATGCAAGTGTGACAACCTTGTGTACTGTTTTATCCTGGTCTTGCTTTTATTCTTGAACAACTTCTCTGATCTCCCAATAGATTTGTTGGGTTGGTGTGGTCATCGGGCTTAGTTTAGACATCTTTCTATTCTGAATCTGTGCTTATACTGTTTGTCATCTGAAAATTACACTCAATATACATTATGGGACATAATGTCCAGGAAATAATCATCACGTGCAGACATCACTCTGTAATCCTTCCAttccataattcttgtcgtggtttCAGTTCAAGGTTTTCCTAGGGTACTGCTCAGTAAATTGTTTTACCTCATAAATAGGTAGAACAAGAGCCACAAGAGCTGATTTTATGCACTTAGCTTCATGCGCACCCACTGGATGAAGATATTCAAAATGTGGAGCTTTTGGAAGTTaaattttttgcatatatattattGGATTGATGATTGTAAATATTATGAAATATAACACAAATGCATTGTTGCATGGTTCTGTGTTTGAAATTCAAGGTCTGTGTATGGGGGTGGAAGGAAAGGATTGTGAGTCATGCTGCTATCTCTGCCTCCCCAATTGATGCTCACCACTTCTGTCAAGGATTTACTTTTATTTTAGCCCACCAAGAAAAAATGAATTAGTGGCCAATTGTGCTTATCTACTACTGCTTCAAGATTTTTTTTCTTTAAAGGTCTGATAGTACATGTGTAGATGTTTTCACTATTTTTGTTACTACTACTAATTTAGTTACATttctcaaaataaaagtaaataataaAATTTGTATGAACATACAGATCTTATAAATTTGTATTCACGGTAATTTAGTTACATGAATTATTAAACTCTCGAAGAGCATGTAACAATCACAATGTATGTTTCTCATGCTCAAAGGCTATTCCATGCGCCACTATTCTTCCATCCGATGGCAGTGCGGAACTGGATAGGACCGACGAAGGACGTTAGGGTGACTTCTTCACATCCACACTTTATGGTCCGAAAAGCGATAATTCAACCAGTGAAAACACACGGGCATATTCACCTTATAAAGAATGAGGGTAACGTTATTTTCGACGTTTGTCAGAATTGGATGTAAGAATTTGGCCTGTAGTGGCACGCAGAGcaggtttttcgaaaaaaaatcgcccagtgcaacgcacaggcatttgtACTACGTGCATCCCATCCTGCAAGGCTCCCACGACATGTCAGGATTCGACGAGGCTGTACTATTTATACCAGTAGTAATAGCGGAGCCAGTGTCAAGCCCAGCCCAAGTCCATAATTTCCATTTTGATCGAACTTGTAACAGATACTAATTGACTGAACCCCTAACCAAGAAGGGATAACAGGCTGAAATGACGACGACCTTACAATATCTCAACGAACTTATAACAAATACTAACTGACTGAATCCCTAACAAAGAAGGGATAACAGGCTGATGAAATTACGACGACCTGACAATCTTTCAACGAACTTGACAGATAACTGACTGAATCCCTAACGAAGAAGGGATAACTGACTGAAATGTTGACCACGACCTTGCAATCTTTTATTTGGAATAATCGAAGAGACTCGGTACTGCTGCTCTGCTGGGCCTCGAGTCATAGGCCTCTCCACCTCCTGTGTACTACAGAGCAAGAAACTCCGGCAGGGCACAGAACCTCACGTCACAGCGGCAAATTGGGCACGTCGTCGCCTTGCAGAACCACATTAAAATGCACCTGCGGTGGAACGTGTGCGGGCACCTCGGTGGCTGCACGGCGGGCTCTCCCTCCAGGCCCTCCAAGCAGATTGGGCACTTGTccggcctgccgccgccgccgagctccctcTCCTTGCACGCCATCAGGAGGGCCCGCTCGTCGTGTATGAACTGCCGGTCCACCTCCATCGCGAAGCGGAAGGTGAACCCGCGGGTGGCGCCGTCGCCACACGCCACGCGGACGATCTGTGGCACCACGTTAGTGGGTACGACGTCGTCCCACTCGTCCTGggtgaggcggagcgcgcggagcTGC is from Triticum aestivum cultivar Chinese Spring chromosome 3A, IWGSC CS RefSeq v2.1, whole genome shotgun sequence and encodes:
- the LOC123057173 gene encoding uncharacterized protein, producing the protein MGKALEGTRAVWKALWGVPPSDGDVQSRRRRVEATAIWFSEDTAPVDVGYQFAVLVWCYVKRSLEFRRRGQPPVVTDQPYLGRCGGYGNGNRFIVTDLSTLQSDGACRGALRRMLAELPQLRALRLTQDEWDDVVPTNVVPQIVRVACGDGATRGFTFRFAMEVDRQFIHDERALLMACKERELGGGGRPDKCPICLEGLEGEPAVQPPRCPHTFHRRCILMWFCKATTCPICRCDVRFCALPEFLAL